A genomic stretch from Lathyrus oleraceus cultivar Zhongwan6 chromosome 2, CAAS_Psat_ZW6_1.0, whole genome shotgun sequence includes:
- the LOC127120787 gene encoding uncharacterized protein LOC127120787, translated as MAGRNDAAMAAAMQAMAQAVQNLPNAGGDAGSRSLATFQRENPPVFKGKHDPDAALGWLKEIERIFRVMDCTPAQKVRYGTHMLAVEADDWWLETHERLTVAGEVITWDVFRREFMRKYYPEDVRGKKEIEFLELKQGNMSVTDYAAKFVELSKFYPHYTGAGAEFSKCIKFENGLRSEIKKAVGYQKIRIFTELVDSCRIFEEDNNAHYKIVSDRRGKQHQNRGKPYDAPVGKGKQGAAPAQRTSRGGAPAGIVCFKCGQAGHKSNVCTAEVKRCFRCGKTGHAIADCKHKEMICFNCGEEGHIGSQCQKPKKSQTGKVFALTGTQTSSEDRLIRGTCFINGTPLITIIDTGATHCFISANCARRLGLKLSALDGELIVETPAKGSITTSLVCLKCPLSIFDKDFYVDLVCLPLDGMDVILGMNWLEYNYVHINCHHKSVRFSTPEEEGVDLLPFRELRKLMKEGAQMFSLMATLSVESKAKIEELLVVKEFPEVFPDEIPSVPPEREVKFTIDLVPGTRPVSMAPYRMSASELYELKKQLEDL; from the coding sequence atggcgggaaggaatgacgctgcaatggctgccgcaatgcaagcgatggcacaagctgtgcagaacttgccaaatgctggtggagatgctggatcacgtagcttggcgacttttcaaagagagaatccgccggtgtttaaagggaagcatgatccagatgcagccttgggatggttgaaagagatcgagagaatcttccgtgttatggattgcactccagctcagaaggttcggtatggtactcacatgctagcagtcgaagctgatgactggtggctagagactcacgagaggttgaccgtggcaggtgaagtcattacttgggatgtattccgtagggaattcatgagaaagtattatccggaagatgtccgtggtaagaaagaaattgagttccttgagctgaagcaaggaaacatgtctgtcactgattatgctgcaaaatttgtggagttgtccaaattttatcctcattacactggtgctggtgctgaattttcaaagtgcatcaagtttgaaaacggactgcgctctgaaattaagaaggctgttgggtatcagaagatacgcatttttactgaattggttgatagctgcaggatatttgaagaagacaataatgctcattacaagattgtcagtgaccgcaggggcaagcaacatcaaaaccgtggcaagccgtatgatgctccagtgggaaaagggaaacaaggagctgctccggctcagaggactagtaggggaggtgcccctgctggtatagtttgcttcaaatgtggtcaggctggtcataagagtaatgtatgcactgctgaagtaaagaggtgttttcgctgtggtaagactggccatgcaatagctgattgcaagcacaaggaaatgatttgttttaattgtggcgaagaagggcatattggaagtcagtgtcagaagccaaagaaatctcaaactggaaaggtgttcgcattgaccggaactcaaacctccagtgaggacagacttatccgaggtacatgtttcataaatggtactcctttaattactattattgataccggtgctacacactgttttatttctgctaactgtgctcgaagactgggtttaaaattgtccgctttggatggtgaattgattgttgagaccccagctaagggatcgataactacttctttggtatgtttaaaatgtcctttgtcgatcttcgataaagatttctatgttgatttagtatgtttgccgttggatgggatggatgtaattcttggtatgaactggttagagtataattatgttcatataaattgtcatcataagtcggtgaggttttccactcctgaagaggaaggagttgacttattacctttcagagaattgcgaaaattgatgaaagagggagctcagatgttttctttgatggcgacgttgtcggttgagagtaaagctaagattgaggaactgttagtggtgaaagaattccctgaagtttttcctgatgaaattcctagtgtgccgccagagagggaagttaaatttactattgatctggtacctggtactaggcctgtttcgatggcaccgtatagaatgtcggcatctgaattgtatgaattaaagaagcaattggaagactta